A single window of Collinsella aerofaciens DNA harbors:
- a CDS encoding dipeptide ABC transporter ATP-binding protein translates to MADTNERTPLLKVEHLSKEFPAESGMFAKRFSKRVVSAVNDISFEIYPGETFGLVGESGCGKSTTGRTIMRLTKPTAGKVFFQGKDVAEMSKHEIKDMRREMQFIFQDPYASLNPRMTIGEIVSEPMTIHGVGTKEERIERVRELLDVVGLNPEHINRYPHEFSGGQRQRVGIARAFALKPKLIICDEPVSALDVSIQAQVLNLLKELQDKFGTAYLFIAHDLSVVQHISDRVAVMYLGKMVEVSDWKTLYSEPHHPYTQSLLSAVPVPDPDIQKTRKRIILAGDPPSPLDPPTGCRFHTRCPIAQGICSEKLPEFKEVAPGHCCACHFAEPFPIKESHIDL, encoded by the coding sequence ATGGCAGATACCAACGAGCGTACTCCGCTGCTGAAGGTCGAGCACCTCTCTAAGGAGTTTCCCGCTGAGTCCGGCATGTTCGCCAAGCGCTTCTCTAAGCGTGTCGTCTCTGCTGTGAATGACATTTCGTTCGAGATTTATCCGGGCGAGACCTTTGGCCTGGTCGGCGAGTCTGGTTGCGGTAAGTCCACCACGGGCCGCACCATCATGCGCCTGACCAAGCCGACCGCCGGTAAGGTGTTCTTCCAGGGTAAAGATGTTGCCGAGATGAGCAAGCATGAGATCAAGGACATGCGTCGCGAGATGCAGTTTATCTTCCAGGATCCTTATGCTTCGCTGAATCCCCGTATGACCATCGGCGAGATTGTCTCCGAGCCCATGACCATTCACGGCGTGGGCACCAAGGAAGAGCGCATTGAGCGTGTCCGCGAGCTGCTGGACGTCGTCGGTCTGAACCCCGAGCACATTAACCGCTATCCTCATGAGTTCTCCGGCGGTCAGCGTCAGCGTGTCGGCATTGCCCGCGCGTTCGCTCTGAAGCCCAAGCTGATCATCTGCGACGAGCCTGTCTCTGCACTTGACGTTTCCATTCAGGCCCAGGTTTTGAACCTGCTGAAGGAGCTTCAGGATAAGTTCGGTACTGCTTATCTCTTCATTGCTCACGACCTCTCCGTCGTGCAGCACATCTCCGATCGCGTTGCCGTTATGTACCTGGGTAAGATGGTTGAGGTTTCGGACTGGAAGACGCTCTACAGCGAGCCTCACCATCCGTACACGCAGTCGCTGCTGTCTGCCGTGCCGGTGCCCGATCCTGATATCCAGAAGACCCGCAAGCGCATCATCCTCGCCGGCGATCCGCCGTCACCGTTGGATCCGCCGACCGGTTGCCGTTTCCACACCCGCTGCCCGATCGCGCAGGGTATTTGCTCTGAGAAGCTTCCCGAGTTTAAGGAAGTCGCACCGGGTCACTGCTGCGCGTGCCACTTCGCGGAGCCGTTCCCGATCAAGGAATCGCACATCGACCTGTAG
- a CDS encoding ABC transporter ATP-binding protein, with translation MKKNKNYVDLKDQPVPEGQHLLEVDDLKMYFHTEDGVVRAVDGVSYTLDRGETLGVVGESGSGKSVTAMTIMGLISMPPGKIEGGDVRYRGRSILEMTEEEMQHIRGNDIAMIFQDPMTSLNPVYKIGRQVGEGLRLHRGYSKQEALKRATELLDLVGIPEPEKRVNEYPHQFSGGMRQRVMIAMALACDPDILIADEPTTALDVTIQAQIIELMQEMQEKNGNAIIMITHDLGVVADMADKIMVMYAGRPVEFGTAEEIFYESRHPYTWGLIRSIPEQAIEEKKPLTPIHGNPPSLMNLPEGCVFSPRCPYATDKCRKQRPERVVTESGHYSACHYSGDPEFLKNAPETSRTRKDSKKGGEA, from the coding sequence ATGAAGAAGAACAAGAACTATGTGGACCTGAAGGACCAGCCGGTTCCCGAGGGCCAGCATCTGCTCGAGGTCGATGACCTTAAGATGTATTTCCATACCGAGGATGGCGTCGTTCGCGCTGTCGACGGTGTGTCCTACACGCTCGATCGCGGCGAGACCCTTGGCGTCGTCGGTGAGTCCGGCTCCGGTAAGTCCGTGACCGCCATGACCATCATGGGCCTCATCTCGATGCCTCCGGGAAAGATCGAGGGCGGTGACGTTCGCTATCGCGGCCGCTCCATCCTCGAAATGACCGAGGAAGAGATGCAGCACATTCGCGGCAACGATATCGCGATGATCTTCCAGGATCCTATGACCTCCTTGAACCCGGTCTATAAGATCGGCAGGCAGGTGGGCGAGGGTCTTCGTCTGCACCGTGGCTACTCCAAGCAGGAGGCGCTCAAGCGTGCCACCGAGCTTTTGGACCTCGTGGGTATCCCCGAGCCCGAGAAGCGCGTCAATGAGTATCCGCACCAGTTCTCTGGCGGTATGCGTCAGCGAGTCATGATTGCCATGGCCCTTGCCTGCGATCCCGATATTCTGATTGCCGACGAGCCCACGACTGCCCTGGACGTTACCATCCAGGCTCAGATTATCGAGCTCATGCAGGAGATGCAGGAGAAGAACGGCAACGCCATCATCATGATTACCCATGACCTGGGTGTTGTCGCCGATATGGCCGATAAGATCATGGTTATGTACGCCGGCCGCCCCGTTGAGTTCGGTACTGCTGAGGAAATCTTCTACGAGAGCCGCCACCCCTACACCTGGGGCCTTATCCGCTCCATCCCGGAGCAGGCCATCGAAGAGAAGAAGCCGCTTACGCCGATTCACGGCAACCCGCCTTCGCTCATGAACCTGCCTGAGGGCTGCGTCTTCTCTCCTCGTTGTCCCTATGCGACGGACAAGTGCCGCAAGCAGCGCCCCGAGCGCGTTGTCACCGAGTCTGGTCACTACTCTGCGTGCCACTACTCCGGTGACCCCGAGTTCCTCAAGAACGCTCCTGAGACGTCCCGTACACGCAAGGATTCCAAGAAGGGAGGCGAGGCGTAA
- a CDS encoding ABC transporter permease produces MQETDSQSQEQATATKAASAPAKSRTLWGDAFKRLRKNKLAVIGVCWIIIVVVVALTADLWAKPWLGSPTASDSTTMAQTSLLAPCAEHPFGTDALGRDILVRVIYGARVSLSVGIMATAISTLIGLVMGALAGFYGGIWDTIIMRCADIFLAFPYVLFVVAMIAVIGRGLQNVFIAIGILGWPSIARVFRSAILTVKENDYVDAARAMGASDARIVVRHIFPNSVASIVVYATMNIGGAILTESALSFLGMGVIPPTPSWGSMIQDGQQYLLTAPWMMIMPGLAILSTVLAFTLLGDGLRDALDVKMKDA; encoded by the coding sequence ATGCAGGAAACTGATTCTCAGTCTCAGGAGCAGGCTACCGCCACCAAGGCCGCATCTGCTCCCGCCAAGTCCCGCACGCTGTGGGGCGACGCTTTTAAGCGTCTTCGTAAGAACAAGCTCGCCGTTATCGGTGTTTGCTGGATCATCATCGTCGTTGTGGTTGCCCTGACCGCAGATCTGTGGGCTAAGCCCTGGCTCGGTTCGCCGACGGCTTCCGACTCGACCACCATGGCTCAGACGTCGCTGCTGGCTCCGTGTGCCGAGCACCCGTTTGGCACCGACGCCCTAGGTCGTGACATTCTCGTCCGCGTTATCTACGGTGCACGTGTTTCGCTGTCCGTCGGCATTATGGCCACCGCGATCTCCACGCTGATCGGTCTGGTCATGGGTGCTCTGGCGGGTTTCTACGGCGGCATCTGGGATACGATCATCATGCGCTGTGCGGACATTTTCCTGGCGTTCCCGTACGTGCTGTTCGTTGTCGCCATGATCGCCGTTATCGGCCGTGGCCTTCAGAACGTCTTTATCGCCATCGGTATTCTCGGCTGGCCTTCGATTGCGCGCGTCTTCCGCTCTGCAATCTTGACGGTCAAGGAAAACGACTATGTTGACGCTGCGCGCGCGATGGGTGCATCCGATGCTCGTATCGTCGTGCGTCACATCTTCCCGAACTCCGTCGCCTCTATCGTGGTCTACGCAACCATGAACATTGGTGGCGCCATTCTGACCGAGTCCGCTCTGTCCTTCCTCGGCATGGGCGTTATTCCGCCTACGCCTTCGTGGGGCTCCATGATTCAGGACGGTCAGCAGTATCTTCTGACCGCTCCCTGGATGATGATCATGCCCGGTCTGGCAATTCTCTCGACGGTGCTCGCCTTCACCCTGCTGGGTGACGGTCTGCGCGACGCCCTCGACGTCAAGATGAAGGACGCATAA
- a CDS encoding ABC transporter permease, with protein sequence MGKYIVKRVLQFIPVFLGVTLILFALQNIVPGDPIKLIGGDKALSPEVELQLRVRYHLVQSDEDGNAILDENGDPVQTSLVDRYLYYMNGLLHGDLGNSYQRKLPVTEIFAQKYPYTVKLAACAIVLEAIMGIGAGIISAVKRYSFWDILVTLTTSILVAVPAFWLGMLLQLFFGVILKDATGGAFSMPISGAGGSSSQYQDWMHYVLPTITLASVSTAYAARIMRSQLLDVMNQDYIRTAKAKGLSNRAIIVKHALKNALIPVVTYIGVDFGGMLSGAILTETVFNWPGIGYEVYRAISMRDWPIVMGGVTLIVVVVMVINLLVDISYAFLDPRIRLGGPSDKA encoded by the coding sequence ATGGGTAAGTACATCGTTAAACGTGTGCTTCAGTTCATCCCGGTGTTTTTGGGCGTTACGCTGATTCTGTTCGCCCTCCAGAATATCGTGCCGGGAGATCCGATCAAGCTGATCGGTGGAGACAAGGCTCTGTCCCCCGAGGTGGAGCTTCAGCTTCGCGTCCGCTATCACCTGGTCCAGTCGGACGAGGACGGCAACGCGATCCTTGACGAGAACGGCGACCCCGTTCAAACGTCGCTCGTGGACCGTTACTTGTATTACATGAACGGCCTGCTTCATGGCGATCTGGGCAATTCGTATCAGCGCAAGCTGCCGGTTACGGAAATCTTTGCCCAGAAGTATCCGTATACGGTCAAACTTGCCGCGTGCGCCATCGTGCTCGAGGCAATCATGGGTATCGGTGCGGGTATCATTTCGGCGGTTAAGCGTTATTCCTTCTGGGATATTTTGGTAACGCTCACCACGTCGATTCTCGTTGCCGTCCCGGCTTTCTGGCTCGGTATGTTGCTGCAGCTGTTCTTTGGCGTCATTCTCAAGGACGCCACGGGCGGTGCATTCTCCATGCCGATTTCGGGTGCCGGCGGTTCCAGCTCTCAGTATCAGGATTGGATGCACTATGTGCTTCCGACCATTACGCTGGCTTCGGTTTCGACCGCTTATGCCGCCCGCATTATGCGCTCGCAGCTGCTTGACGTCATGAACCAGGATTACATCCGTACGGCAAAGGCGAAGGGTCTCTCCAATCGCGCGATCATCGTCAAGCATGCGCTTAAGAATGCACTCATCCCCGTCGTTACCTATATTGGTGTCGACTTTGGTGGCATGCTTTCGGGCGCCATCCTGACCGAGACGGTCTTTAACTGGCCCGGTATCGGCTATGAGGTCTATCGCGCCATTAGCATGCGTGACTGGCCCATCGTTATGGGCGGCGTTACGCTCATCGTCGTCGTCGTTATGGTGATCAACCTGCTCGTCGACATTAGCTATGCATTCCTCGACCCGCGCATCCGCCTTGGCGGTCCGTCGGATAAGGCCTAA
- a CDS encoding ABC transporter substrate-binding protein: MADSMFHQPVMGRRAFVGGTLAASSMAFLAACGKKGGDASGSESGSTLNFYINNPVCIDPYNVQEDQGTQVEYQLFDALTSYDAEKGEIVPLACESFEANDDATEFTFKIKKAKFHNGDDVTSKSFKLGWERLVNTKSAIATEYGPSEVSYHLSMVEGYDDLLAGNATELSGVTCPDDETLVVKLSSAYADFPFVASHPALAPVPECAESDAKSFYLAPVGNGPFMMDGKWEDGQEINLKKFDDYYGDKAKIDGIHFQVIKDMETAYKEFQAGNLDVCDVPVAQIDAAKKDRGVSKDGYTMGDGERMLLGAEPSTYYLTCNTTAEPFNNADLRRGISLAINREAICKTIYKGTRTPADGIVPPGIDGYKEGAWEFCAYDVDKANEYLDKVAPAGANGDRGISVTLSYNQDGGHKEIMESIIGDLAKVGVTAVSDTPEWSALLEQYQNFNYQFGRLGWIADYPIMDNFLYPLFHSDSLGGDNRSGYNNPEFDAKVDEARTIVDDEERVAKMQEADAMVAADCPVIPIMFYTHTIVGSDRIKHLYVDPQKHAELGTAELA; encoded by the coding sequence ATGGCTGATTCTATGTTCCACCAGCCCGTTATGGGTCGTCGCGCCTTTGTTGGCGGCACCCTTGCTGCGAGCTCCATGGCTTTTCTTGCCGCATGCGGCAAGAAGGGTGGCGACGCTTCCGGTTCTGAGTCCGGTTCGACGCTGAACTTCTACATCAACAACCCGGTCTGCATCGACCCCTACAATGTCCAGGAGGACCAGGGCACTCAGGTCGAGTACCAGCTCTTTGACGCTCTGACCTCTTATGACGCCGAGAAGGGCGAGATCGTTCCGCTGGCTTGCGAGTCCTTTGAGGCCAACGACGACGCCACCGAGTTTACCTTCAAGATCAAGAAGGCCAAGTTCCACAACGGTGACGACGTTACCTCCAAGTCCTTCAAGCTCGGTTGGGAGCGTCTGGTCAACACCAAGTCGGCCATCGCTACCGAGTATGGCCCTTCCGAGGTCTCCTATCACCTTTCCATGGTCGAGGGCTATGACGATCTGCTTGCCGGTAACGCTACCGAGCTCAGCGGTGTTACCTGCCCCGACGATGAGACCCTCGTCGTCAAGCTGTCTTCCGCTTACGCCGACTTCCCCTTCGTCGCCTCTCACCCGGCTCTGGCCCCGGTTCCCGAGTGCGCCGAGTCCGATGCCAAGAGCTTCTATCTTGCACCGGTCGGTAACGGCCCGTTCATGATGGACGGCAAGTGGGAGGATGGCCAGGAGATCAACCTCAAGAAGTTCGACGATTACTATGGCGACAAGGCCAAGATCGATGGCATCCACTTCCAGGTCATCAAGGACATGGAGACTGCTTACAAGGAGTTCCAGGCCGGTAACCTCGATGTCTGCGACGTTCCCGTCGCTCAGATCGATGCCGCCAAGAAGGATCGCGGCGTGTCCAAGGACGGCTACACCATGGGTGACGGCGAGCGCATGCTGCTCGGCGCCGAGCCTTCCACGTACTATCTGACCTGCAACACCACGGCCGAGCCGTTCAACAACGCCGACCTGCGCAGGGGCATCTCCCTGGCCATCAACCGTGAGGCCATCTGCAAGACCATCTATAAGGGTACCCGTACCCCTGCCGACGGCATTGTTCCTCCGGGCATCGATGGCTACAAGGAGGGCGCATGGGAGTTCTGCGCCTACGATGTCGACAAGGCTAACGAGTACCTCGACAAGGTTGCTCCCGCTGGCGCTAACGGGGATCGTGGCATTAGCGTGACCCTTTCCTACAACCAGGACGGCGGTCACAAGGAGATCATGGAGTCCATCATCGGCGACCTCGCCAAGGTTGGCGTTACCGCTGTCTCCGATACCCCTGAGTGGTCTGCCCTGCTCGAGCAGTATCAGAACTTTAACTATCAGTTCGGTCGTCTGGGTTGGATTGCCGACTACCCGATCATGGACAACTTCCTGTATCCGCTGTTCCACTCCGACTCCCTCGGTGGCGATAACCGCTCCGGTTACAACAACCCCGAGTTCGACGCCAAGGTCGACGAGGCTCGTACTATTGTTGACGACGAGGAGCGCGTCGCTAAGATGCAGGAGGCCGACGCAATGGTCGCTGCCGACTGCCCGGTCATCCCGATTATGTTCTACACGCACACCATCGTCGGCTCCGATCGCATCAAGCACCTCTATGTCGATCCGCAGAAGCATGCCGAGCTGGGTACCGCTGAGCTCGCCTAA
- the secG gene encoding preprotein translocase subunit SecG: MGPFQILLFVVWAVSAVALTILVLMHSGKGTGVSDMIASSLYNSSSATGVMEQNLDRLTVIMAVVFAVCVVLCMFFFPQGIVGY, from the coding sequence ATGGGTCCGTTCCAGATTCTTCTGTTTGTCGTTTGGGCTGTCTCTGCCGTGGCGCTGACGATTCTCGTCCTGATGCATTCCGGTAAGGGCACCGGCGTTTCGGATATGATCGCCAGCTCGCTGTATAACTCCAGCTCTGCCACGGGCGTCATGGAGCAGAACCTCGATCGCCTGACGGTAATTATGGCCGTCGTTTTTGCCGTGTGTGTCGTCCTGTGCATGTTCTTCTTCCCGCAGGGTATCGTCGGCTACTAA
- the gpmI gene encoding 2,3-bisphosphoglycerate-independent phosphoglycerate mutase, which translates to MAQRHLPALLIIMDGCGLAPADGENAVAAAKTPFLDSLYEKYPHTTLGASGEDVGLPDGQMGNSEVGHLNIGAGRIVFQELSRINNAIKDGSIAKNEVFVKAMDDVKADGKTLHLMGLMSPGGVHSHMSHVEALVKMAAEHGVKTVRVHAFMDGRDVDPQSGAGYMSEFCAFLAKISEETGCDARVATVSGRYWAMDRDNRWERIQRAYDVMVNASDADTDPVAGIKAYYEKDPRGDEFVEPFAAHNEGIHEGDAAIFFNFRPDRARQMTRVFTDKEFDGFEREQIKLSHFVTMTEYDPTFDVEVAFPKTFPENVLADVIAANGLKQLHTAETEKYAHVTFFLNGGIEEPKEGEERVLVASPKVATYDLQPEMSAPEVTEKLVAAINEDRADFYIVNFANCDMVGHTGVFDAAVKAVEAVDDALSKVVPAILAKGGFALITADHGNADHMFDVASDGSKHPFTAHTTNRVPFIIVDEKAQLTGIEDGRLSDIAPTMLTMAGIEPSAEMTGRVLATEA; encoded by the coding sequence ATGGCACAGCGTCATCTTCCTGCACTCCTGATCATCATGGATGGTTGCGGCCTGGCTCCGGCCGATGGCGAGAACGCCGTCGCCGCTGCCAAGACGCCCTTCCTCGATAGCCTGTACGAGAAGTACCCCCACACCACGCTCGGCGCTTCGGGCGAGGACGTGGGTCTTCCCGATGGCCAGATGGGCAACTCCGAGGTGGGTCACCTCAACATCGGTGCCGGTCGCATCGTGTTCCAGGAGCTTTCGCGCATCAACAATGCCATCAAGGACGGCTCCATCGCCAAGAACGAGGTCTTCGTCAAGGCTATGGACGACGTCAAGGCTGACGGCAAGACTCTCCACCTCATGGGCCTTATGAGCCCTGGCGGTGTTCATTCTCATATGAGCCACGTCGAGGCTCTGGTCAAGATGGCTGCCGAGCACGGTGTCAAGACCGTTCGCGTCCACGCCTTCATGGATGGTCGCGACGTTGACCCGCAGTCCGGTGCCGGTTACATGAGTGAGTTCTGCGCCTTCCTGGCTAAGATCTCCGAGGAGACCGGTTGCGACGCTCGCGTTGCCACCGTCTCGGGCCGTTATTGGGCCATGGACCGCGACAACCGTTGGGAGCGCATCCAGCGCGCCTACGACGTCATGGTCAACGCATCCGATGCCGATACCGACCCTGTTGCCGGTATCAAGGCCTACTACGAGAAGGATCCGCGCGGCGACGAGTTCGTCGAGCCCTTCGCTGCCCACAACGAGGGCATCCACGAGGGCGACGCGGCCATCTTCTTCAACTTCCGTCCCGACCGCGCTCGTCAGATGACTCGCGTGTTCACGGACAAGGAGTTCGACGGCTTTGAGCGCGAGCAGATCAAGCTTTCGCACTTTGTGACGATGACCGAGTACGACCCGACGTTTGACGTCGAGGTCGCCTTCCCCAAGACGTTCCCCGAGAACGTTCTGGCCGACGTTATCGCCGCCAATGGCCTGAAGCAGCTGCACACCGCCGAGACCGAGAAGTACGCCCACGTGACGTTCTTCCTCAACGGCGGCATCGAGGAGCCCAAGGAGGGCGAGGAGCGCGTGCTCGTCGCTTCTCCCAAGGTCGCTACCTACGACCTGCAACCTGAGATGAGCGCTCCCGAGGTTACCGAGAAGCTTGTCGCCGCCATCAACGAGGATCGCGCTGATTTCTACATCGTGAACTTCGCAAACTGCGACATGGTTGGTCACACCGGTGTCTTCGACGCTGCCGTTAAGGCCGTCGAGGCTGTTGACGATGCCCTGTCCAAGGTTGTCCCAGCGATTCTCGCTAAGGGCGGCTTTGCGCTGATTACCGCCGATCACGGCAACGCCGATCACATGTTTGACGTTGCTTCCGACGGTTCCAAGCATCCGTTCACGGCTCACACCACCAACCGCGTGCCGTTCATCATCGTTGATGAGAAGGCACAGCTCACCGGTATCGAGGACGGCCGTCTTTCCGATATCGCTCCGACCATGCTCACCATGGCTGGTATTGAGCCTTCCGCCGAGATGACGGGTCGCGTACTCGCCACCGAGGCCTAA
- the tpiA gene encoding triose-phosphate isomerase → MPNRTLLIAGNWKMNNDVAEAAKLADELAQALPEVPAGVEVLVCPPTIDITTVHDRIQAAPIALGAQNVYWEAKGAFTGESSCDMLKSAGCTYCIIGHSERRDYFHETDEDQNKKAKALVAAGLVPVFCCGESLEVREAGTYVEHVVNQVKAGLEGLEITCPKQVVVAYEPIWAIGTGKTATAEDAQEVCGAIRETLKEMFGEELADGIRVLYGGSAKPGNIAELVAKPDVDGALVGGASLKAADFASMVVKAGE, encoded by the coding sequence ATGCCTAATCGCACCCTTCTTATCGCTGGTAACTGGAAGATGAACAACGACGTCGCCGAGGCCGCCAAGCTCGCCGACGAGCTGGCTCAGGCTCTGCCCGAGGTTCCGGCTGGCGTCGAGGTGCTCGTCTGCCCTCCGACCATCGACATCACCACGGTTCATGACCGTATTCAGGCTGCCCCCATCGCCCTCGGTGCACAGAACGTGTACTGGGAGGCCAAGGGTGCCTTCACCGGTGAGTCTTCTTGCGACATGCTCAAGTCCGCTGGCTGCACCTACTGCATCATCGGTCACTCCGAGCGTCGTGATTACTTCCACGAGACCGACGAGGATCAGAACAAGAAGGCCAAGGCCCTCGTTGCCGCCGGTCTTGTTCCTGTCTTCTGCTGCGGCGAGTCCCTTGAGGTCCGCGAGGCCGGCACCTATGTCGAGCACGTCGTGAACCAGGTCAAGGCTGGTCTCGAGGGTCTCGAGATCACTTGCCCCAAGCAGGTCGTCGTCGCCTACGAGCCCATCTGGGCCATCGGCACCGGCAAGACCGCTACCGCCGAGGACGCTCAGGAGGTCTGCGGCGCTATCCGTGAGACCCTCAAGGAGATGTTCGGTGAGGAGCTCGCCGACGGCATCCGTGTCCTGTACGGTGGCTCCGCTAAGCCCGGCAACATTGCCGAGCTCGTCGCCAAGCCCGACGTTGACGGCGCCCTCGTGGGCGGCGCTTCGCTCAAGGCTGCCGACTTCGCCTCTATGGTCGTCAAGGCAGGCGAGTAG
- a CDS encoding phosphoglycerate kinase, with the protein MAFTKKTVRDIDVDGKRVLVRVDFNVPIKDGVVGDTTRIKAALPTINYLVEHNARVILMSHLGRPEGTGFQPELSLEPVAKKLAELSGLDVAFVADTYGEKAAEAVAAVEPGKVLVLENVRFDKREKKNDPEIAKKLASYGDVFVLDAFGTAHRAQGSVVGPAAYLPAVAGFLLEKEVDTLTGIFAEPERPFVAIVGGSKVSSKIGVLDHLIDSADTLIIGGGMAYTFFLAQGLSVGQSLKEEDWVERAGEMLKKAEEKGVKILLPIDNRVADHFGEDAVPEVVASDAIPDDREGMDIGPKTEELYAEAVKGAKTVFWNGPMGVFEFDNFAHGTQAIAEAVAEADCTSIIGGGDSVAAVNKFNLADKMSWISTGGGASMELVEGKALPGVEALLDA; encoded by the coding sequence ATGGCCTTTACCAAGAAGACCGTCCGCGACATCGATGTCGACGGCAAGCGCGTTCTCGTCCGCGTTGACTTCAACGTGCCTATCAAGGATGGCGTCGTTGGCGACACCACCCGCATCAAGGCTGCCCTGCCCACCATCAACTACCTCGTTGAGCACAACGCTCGCGTCATCCTCATGAGCCACCTCGGCCGTCCCGAGGGCACCGGCTTCCAGCCCGAGCTCTCCCTCGAGCCCGTCGCCAAGAAACTCGCCGAGCTCTCTGGCCTTGACGTTGCTTTTGTTGCCGACACGTATGGTGAGAAGGCCGCCGAGGCCGTTGCCGCCGTCGAGCCGGGCAAGGTCCTCGTTCTCGAGAACGTCCGTTTCGACAAGCGTGAGAAGAAGAACGATCCCGAGATCGCCAAGAAGCTCGCTTCCTATGGTGACGTCTTCGTTCTCGATGCCTTCGGCACCGCCCACCGCGCCCAGGGTTCCGTCGTGGGCCCCGCCGCTTACCTGCCTGCCGTCGCTGGCTTCCTGCTCGAGAAGGAGGTCGACACGCTGACCGGCATCTTCGCCGAGCCCGAGCGCCCCTTCGTCGCTATCGTCGGCGGTTCCAAGGTTTCCTCCAAGATCGGCGTTCTCGATCACCTCATCGACTCCGCTGACACCCTGATCATCGGTGGCGGCATGGCCTACACCTTCTTCCTGGCTCAGGGCCTGTCCGTCGGTCAGTCCCTCAAGGAAGAGGACTGGGTCGAGCGCGCCGGCGAGATGCTCAAGAAGGCCGAGGAGAAGGGCGTCAAGATCCTGCTCCCCATCGACAACCGCGTTGCTGATCACTTTGGTGAGGACGCTGTCCCCGAGGTTGTCGCTTCCGACGCTATCCCCGACGACCGTGAGGGTATGGACATCGGCCCCAAGACCGAGGAGCTCTACGCCGAGGCTGTCAAGGGTGCCAAGACTGTGTTCTGGAATGGCCCCATGGGCGTCTTCGAGTTCGATAACTTCGCTCACGGCACCCAGGCTATCGCCGAGGCTGTCGCCGAGGCCGACTGCACCTCGATCATCGGTGGTGGCGACTCTGTCGCAGCCGTCAACAAGTTCAACCTGGCCGACAAGATGAGCTGGATCTCTACCGGTGGTGGCGCTTCCATGGAGCTCGTCGAGGGTAAGGCCCTGCCCGGAGTGGAGGCGCTTCTCGATGCCTAA
- the gap gene encoding type I glyceraldehyde-3-phosphate dehydrogenase yields the protein MAVKVAINGFGRIGRLAFRQMFGHEGSEIVAINDLTSPDMLAYLLKYDSTQGNYARDHEVVAGEDSITVDGKEIKIYKEADANNLPWGDLDVDVVLECTGFYTSKAKAQAHINAGAKKVVISAPAGSDLPTIVYNVNHETLTAEDNIISAASCTTNCLAPMAKGLNDFAPIVSGIMTTIHAWTGDQMPLDGPQRKGNKRRSRACAVNIVPNTTGAAKAIGLVLPELNGKLIGAAQRVPTPTGSITNLYAVVDKKVTVDEVNAAMKAYAATISETFGYNEDDIVSTDIIGETHGSIFDATQTMCSDLGNGQTLVQVTSWYDNENSYTSQMVRTIKYFEKFVA from the coding sequence ATGGCAGTAAAGGTTGCTATTAACGGCTTCGGTCGCATCGGTCGTCTGGCCTTCCGTCAGATGTTCGGTCATGAGGGCTCCGAGATCGTCGCTATCAACGACCTCACCTCTCCCGATATGCTCGCTTACCTGCTGAAGTACGACTCCACGCAGGGCAACTATGCTCGCGATCACGAGGTCGTCGCTGGCGAGGATTCCATCACCGTTGACGGCAAGGAGATCAAGATCTACAAGGAGGCCGACGCCAACAACCTGCCTTGGGGCGACCTCGACGTCGACGTCGTTCTCGAGTGCACCGGCTTCTACACCAGCAAGGCTAAGGCTCAGGCCCACATCAACGCTGGCGCCAAGAAGGTCGTCATTTCCGCTCCGGCCGGCAGCGATCTGCCCACCATCGTGTACAACGTCAACCATGAGACGCTGACCGCTGAGGACAACATCATCTCCGCTGCTTCCTGCACCACCAACTGCCTCGCCCCGATGGCCAAGGGTCTGAACGACTTCGCTCCCATCGTGTCCGGCATCATGACCACCATTCACGCCTGGACTGGCGATCAGATGCCGCTCGACGGCCCGCAGCGCAAGGGCAACAAGCGTCGTAGCCGCGCCTGCGCCGTCAACATCGTCCCCAACACCACCGGTGCTGCCAAGGCTATCGGCCTGGTTCTGCCCGAGCTCAACGGTAAGCTCATCGGTGCCGCCCAGCGCGTCCCGACGCCGACCGGCTCCATCACCAACCTCTACGCTGTCGTTGACAAGAAGGTCACCGTCGACGAGGTCAACGCCGCTATGAAGGCCTACGCTGCCACCATCTCCGAGACCTTCGGTTACAACGAGGACGACATCGTCTCCACCGACATCATCGGCGAGACCCACGGCTCCATCTTCGACGCCACTCAGACCATGTGCTCTGACCTCGGCAACGGCCAGACCCTCGTTCAGGTCACCTCTTGGTACGACAACGAGAACTCCTACACCTCTCAGATGGTCCGCACCATCAAGTACTTCGAGAAGTTCGTTGCTTAA